A window of Brettanomyces nanus chromosome 2, complete sequence contains these coding sequences:
- a CDS encoding uncharacterized protein (BUSCO:EOG0934221K), translating into MANHMKASGGTDGPSGPNANATGSGDPFLDIPEMDAVDSLLSSNNQLQPTITTPSSITTTPNSKVLNPDVSVLAIYGNDASNSYTLSKVADDTVKHESHIDMTAPKEYYVNNKHDDEQLNKMISLRKPKGKKIGLSSSKRPAFVMKLWNMVNDKANKKYIRWIPDGKAFQVSDRESFMKYVLPKYFKHNNFASFVRQLNMYGWHKIQDINSGSLIQGDEVWQFENPNFVESREDLLDNIVRNKPSKESGDDDIDISALLAQLEAMRKSQKMIEDDLSRVRQDNEMLWKENYLARERHKAQSETLEKILRFLATVYGNSSTKLLESMNVGSGGGGADALDFVAKNSPAVQNQNLFDYHYGDSSFLAASPTAAANGNRLMISNKAYTPHPSGSVISLAASSRTPHSTAIAEESPFQSIQDIQDIQDIQEIHRGPENRNLDTYPNSQLNIGQSPQLVNSPRGYFPELPTTPLIQYRPLSDLPQETSQVQPVLPVQPVQLLQPVQPVQPVQQVQLVQPAQSVQPAQPAQSVQPAQLSNPGRGRSSSLSSNPEELMGNIHSQLNKNQGTLKQMNEWISKLSGKPSEDILDNNQDDLNGLLMPQSFDLDGSGLDLPSNKINELYDGIRSGLDINSPTDTTQSAQTVPVAKKRKAGQSSEPVKRKK; encoded by the coding sequence ATGGCGAATCATATGAAAGCAAGTGGAGGAACCGATGGACCCAGTGGACCTAATGCGAATGCCACCGGGTCTGGTGATCCTTTTTTGGACATACCTGAAATGGATGCTGTTGACTCTCTGTTGAGTAGCAACAATCAATTACAACCAACAATAACGACTCCCAGTTCCATTACAACTACTCCAAATAGTAAGGTGCTCAATCCAGATGTATCTGTATTAGCCATATATGGAAATGATGCTAGTAATAGTTATACATTGTCTAAAGTGGCAGATGATACGGTCAAGCACGAGAGTCATATAGATATGACTGCCCCAAAGGAGTATTACGTCAATAACAAGCACGACGACGAACAATTGAACAAGATGATATCGTTACGTAAGCCGAAAGGTAAAAAGATTGGATTGAGTTCGTCGAAACGGCCTGCCTTTGTGATGAAATTATGGAATATGGTGAACGATAAGGCCAATAAGAAGTATATTCGATGGATTCCAGATGGAAAGGCATTCCAGGTTAGTGATCGAGAGAGCTTTATGAAGTATGTTCTTCCCAAATACTTCAAGCACAACAATTTTGCGTCTTTTGTGAGGCAGTTAAACATGTATGGCTGGCACAAGATTCAGGATATTAACTCTGGATCGTTAATTCAGGGAGATGAGGTGTGGCAGTTCGAAAACCCGAACTTTGTAGAGAGTCGAGAGGATTTATTGGACAACATTGTTCGAAATAAGCCTTCCAAAGAGtctggtgatgatgatattgatattaGCGCACTTCTGGCTCAGCTGGAAGCAATGCGTAAGAGCCAAAAGATGATTGAGGATGATCTCAGTCGGGTTCGGCAGGATAATGAGATGCTCTGGAAAGAGAATTATCTGGCTCGTGAGCGTCATAAAGCACAATCGGAGACTCTAGAGAAGATTCTAAGGTTTTTGGCTACTGTCTACGGTAATAGCAGTACAAAGCTTTTGGAGAGTATGAACGTTggaagtggtggtggtggtgcaGATGCTCTTGACTTTGTTGCCAAGAACTCTCCCGCTGTTCAGAATcaaaatctctttgattaTCATTATGgtgattcttctttcctgGCTGCATCACCTACAGCAGCTGCAAATGGAAATAGATTGATGATTAGCAACAAGGCATATACACCGCATCCTTCTGGAAGCGTTATTTCGTTGGCAGCCAGTTCAAGGACCCCTCACAGTACGGCTATTGCAGAGGAATCGCCTTTTCAAAGCATTCAGGACATTCAGGACATCCAGGACATCCAAGAAATCCATAGGGGTCCAGAGAACAGAAATTTAGACACTTATCCTAATTCTCAGTTGAATATCGGTCAATCTCCTCAACTGGTTAATTCTCCAAGAGGTTATTTCCCTGAACTTCCCACCACGCCTCTAATTCAATATCGTCCTTTATCTGATCTTCCTCAGGAGACTTCGCAAGTTCAGCCGGTTCTGCCGGTTCAGCCGGTTCAGCTGCTTCAGCCGGTACAACCAGTTCAGCCGGTCCAACAAGTTCAGCTGGTCCAGCCAGCTCAATCAGTCCAACCTGCTCAACCAGCTCAATCGGTTCAACCAGCACAGCTCTCTAATCCCGGTAGAGGCCGtagttcttctctctcatCGAACCCTGAAGAATTAATGGGTAATATACATAGTCAGCTCAACAAAAACCAAGGAACTTTGAAACAGATGAACGAATGGATCAGTAAATTGTCAGGAAAGCCCAGTGAGGATATCCTGGATAACAATCAAGACGATCTTAATGGTCTATTGATGCCCCAATCGTTTGATTTAGATGGAAGTGGCCTAGATCTGCCTAGCAACAAGATTAACGAGCTGTATGATGGTATTCGTTCTGGCCTCGATATCAACTCACCCACAGATACCACACAATCGGCACAGACGGTACCGGTTGccaaaaagaggaaagcTGGCCAGTCTTCTGAGCCTGTCAAGCGTAAGAAGTGA